The Toxoplasma gondii ME49 chromosome XII, whole genome shotgun sequence genome includes a region encoding these proteins:
- a CDS encoding rieske [2fe-2s] domain-containing protein (encoded by transcript TGME49_251390), with translation METQVDADGRVWYAAFSIEEVQRRPRRMVIDEQPVAVWICKNTPFAVDANCYHAGGALEQAVDIEEVSGQACIRCPLHRYVISIETGESFYQPVEFVKCPRTGKMLPVPLPWKSKGVKQRPHMAKVEGQRVWISLVARTQPIASDKYAVATLNRE, from the exons ATGGAGACGCAGGTTGACGCCGACGGCCGGGTCTGGTACGCGGCGTTCAGCATTGAAGAG GTGCAGCGGCGACCGCGGCGCATGGTCATCGACGAACAACCAG TCGCTGTCTGGATCTGCAAAAACACACCATTCGCAGTGGACGCCAACTGCTACCACGCAGGCGGTGCACTCGAG CAAGCTGTGGATATTGAGGAGGTTTCTGGCCAA GCGTGCATTCGTTGTCCTCTTCACCGATATGTTATTTCTATAGAAACCGGAGAGTCCTTCTACCAG CCTGTGGAATTCGTCAAGTGCCCGCGCACGGGGAAGATGCTGCCGGTGCCTCTGCCCTGGAAGTCGAAAGGAGTGAAACAGAGGCCGCACATGGCGAAAGTGGAAG GCCAGCGTGTATGGATTTCCCTAGTGGCCCGCACACAGCCGATCGCGTCTGACAAATACGCGGTGGCGACTCTGAATCGAGAGTGA